The sequence NNNNNNNNNNNNNNNNNNNNNNNNNNNNNNNNNNNNNNNNNNNNNNNNNNNNNNNNNNNNNNNNNNNNNNNNNNNNNNNNNNNNNNNNNNNNNNNNNNNNNNNNNNNNNNNNNNNNNNNNNNNNNNNNNNNNNNNNNNNNNNNNNNNNNNNNNNNNNNNNNNNNNNNNNNNNNNNNNNNNNNNNNNNNNNNNNNNNNNNNNNNNNNNNNNNNNNNNNNNNNNNNNNNNNNNNNNNNNNNNNNNNNNNNNNNNNNNNNNNNNNNNNNNNNNNNNNNNNNNNNNNNNNNNNNNNNNNNNNNNNNNNNNNNNNNNNNNNNNNNNNNNNNNNNNNNNNNNNNNNNNNNNNNNNNNNNNNNNNNNNNNNNNNNNNNNNNNNNNNNNNNNNNNNNNNNNNNNNNNNNNNNNNNNNNNNNNNNNNNNNNNNNNNNNNNNNNNNNNNNNNNNNNNNNNNNNNNNNNNNNNNNNNNNNNNNNNNNNGACAATACCtacagagcaatactttgcatcgaaaactgctaTTGTCTTTCGTATAATTCGTTCTTGCTTTCAGTTCGTCACTTTAAGCTTACTAGTTCGTTTGTGGACTAACAAGCTCTAATCCGACTtgttttaagtgacgatctcacgttcTCCCCGATTAATAAAGAACTTGCTTActctttcccacaaaatctttatttgtttaaactgtgtAAACCCTGGTACAAACAGTGCATACACCCCTCAACAAAACGGGGTAGCTGAAAGGATGAACCGCAGCCCTGTTCCAACGAGGCTAGCCACTTGATGGTCATGCGGCGACTTTGGGTTCGGTTTTTTGGGGTCTACAAGTTTAGGATTTGTTCGGGTACATTCTAATATTTTGGGTCGGATTCGGGCTCTCTCTACCTAATGTTCAAAAAACAAAGTCTTTGATGTAAAATCTATCATTCGGTATTGTGTATGCATAGTTATCGTAGAGGTCAAGTGACCGACCTTGACTTTACACGAACTTTCTTGCTGCCTGAATTTTAAAAcgcaacgacgtcgttttgtttaTAGACAATACCACACGTGTCACTGAGTCATCCTCCCCCGGCACTGCCAAACCCTATTGCACAATTTAGTTAGAATCCCTAAGAATGATTGTTGTCTGCGTTAGGATGAGTAGGAAGAAGCAGCGCTAGTGTTTTTAAGAATGATGAAGAATGTTGATGAACGTATCAGGACTCTGATTAAAAACGGTGTCAAACTGAGACACCGTTCCATTATTTGTAATGGTGACAAGTCCCGTGACCAGGCTTGAATATGCTCAGTTATAGAACTCTTGACATGAATCAATTCCACTATAGATTGTTCTCTAACAAAAACTAGCCATAGAAGGAAAACGAGATATCTTCTGATCAAGCACAATTTAGCCAGCAAaggtttaacaaaaaattagctAAACTGTAATACAAAATGTCTCCTCCATATAATTCCAGTTGCGCCATAGCTAGCCAGTACTGTACTGCACGGTACCCTTAAGGTAGAgagttccaacttccaagtaTATTAATACACTGAAAAAAACCTTGATACAAGAacagaaactcaaaagaagctTCATCGCCCGATTCTGGCAACCCGATTTCTCAACTTCCGATTATGTTTCTCCTGAAAGAAGCAAGAAATATATTACACAATTTGTGgcattataaacttataatgatTGGCTTTCTAGACAACCTTTGTGCAGCAGCTTAAACTACTCACTCaggaacacaaaaaaattatcgaaTTTTCGAAGTTCCTATAGCTTTAAAGGTGGTTTCGTTTATTGGTACCTGTTGAAATACGAAAGCCGAGCTCGTCTCAACATCCGAAGCCAAGCTTTGGATCTTGGCCAACATTCTCTCATACATATCTTCAATCCCGCCAGTGAAACTCGCAGCTTCAGCTCCAACCAAACGTTTCAAGTCTCCAACTTGTAACCCTTCAGCCAAAGCATCGATCTCCTTCTGATCTTTCGCTGCTTGCTTCTTCGCACCCAAGGAACCCTCATCCCTATCCACGACCATGGCTGAGCTATCCAACTCGCAGACCAGCGGCGGAAATCCCGATTTCGGGATAAACGAACCGTAGTGGCCTCGAAACGCCGGTCCAATGTTGACTACACCAACTGATCTCGGTTCGAGCCGTTGTTTCGAGGATCGGAACTGGTACGCACGGTACTCGTGCGTGTGAATGCACTGATCAGTCGATGGCGTAGTGAGAAGGAAGAACACGGATGAAGCCATGTTcgtcgatttagggttttgcgAATCCTCGATCGGCAAGTGAAATTGAGACGAGAGAGACGAAGTGACGGCTGACTCTCTCATTGAGGGACGGTTAGCGGTTTTCCGACGGGCGGAGAACCAGCCAATTAAGCGGTCCGGCGAGTCGACGCGGAGGGAATCGACTCGACGGGAGTTAACTCGGCCAAGCGGATCGTAGAATGAGACGGTCTTACCAGAGCAGGCGAAACTCGTAACGGTGGCTACAATTTGATCAGACGAGGAACTCGAGGAGAACGAATCCGCCGGAGAGTCGTCGGACAGATTAGAGGAGACGATGCGGTGGATTTGACCGAAGATCAAGCCATCGACGTCACTGGGAGAGGAGGAAGCTCGTTGAATCATCGACGCCAATATTGAACCCGAAATCTCGATTTTCTCAAGTGAGAGATCGTCCATGGCGACGAGAAAGAGCACAACGAGCGGAAAATATGACGTCACTGAAGGCTCTCTGCAAATAAAAAAACCGCATCTTCAGGACATGTTAAAGACGACGTGGCGTTTCGTGATTCAGAGAGTGGTTAGCGTGTcgttttgttgttaaaaaaacgGGATGAGATTCCATATTCTAAGCCCGTTTATTTAAAGGCccaattaaatagaaaaaaaaacatttttaatatgaaaGGTCAATGCAAAAACGTTTTTGTTATACGAAGCCGCCGAACTTGGGGTTTTCTTTCAACACAAGTTCGCTCCAATGGTGATCCAGACAGAGAAATCCCAACAAGTGTGAACGTGATCCGGTTCTACGTATGTTAGCTCTTGGTCATTTCTGCAGTTGTTTTCAGATTGTATGTCGAGGTTAATTAACTCTTTCTCTGCGTCTTGTAGACTCGGAAGCAATGGTTTGTTATAGAGAACCCACAATGTATGATAATTTTCTGGCATCTCTCGGTTTATCTAACAAAGTTGTTGCCCGTATGAACAAAAGAAGGTAACTGTGTTGCCAAGTTTCAATCATTTAGttgtaattttggttatttgCATTGATGTATGTGCACTcgttagttattttgtatatttttgccATTCTTGTTCCTCTGTGGCATTTTTTTTAACAGGCACATGGAGGAAGAAGGTAAAAGCGACACAGAAGGAGTTGAGGATAAGGAAAACAGTGGGTCCGCTGAGGTTGATGTGATTCAAGGTATGCTTTTCCTTATCACGGTCCTCTTGGTTGTATTTGTTGCATTCATCGTTCTAAATCATACTTGTTATCTTGTCTTGTCTTTATTAAAGGGGCTGTTCAGGAAAGTCTCGGTGCTGTTACTAGGAACACAGGGCAGGAGAATCATAATCTTCataatgaggaagaagaagattttgaaaCGGATGATGAGGAGCAGGAGTTGTGTACCAATGGCCAATCTTCATCTACTAGTGCATTTAGAGAGCACCTTAGTCACATATTATCAACTGAAGAAGTAAATACTTTACCAAAAGGCAACTGGGAGTTTAAATGGGAAGCACCTGCCATTGGCATGCCAAATTGCACCTGGAAAGGAACTAGACCAAATTTTCTTCATGTATGTATTGTCTGCTTATAACATTGTCCAGCAACCAAAAATATTGTTGCCGAGTTTGCCTTCCACACTCTTACGAATCACATTTTTTCACAGGTTCTCAGAGTGATCCAACTTATGGTCTCAAGCCTAAGTTATATAAGCACTGGCTTCAGTTATACGAGAAATCTGGAGGAAAAGATTTTTGCTCATCTAACAGAAGAAGATTCTTCTCCATTTGTATGTATCGGATTCTGACGAATCAccccttttttattttcttttggtcttGTTATATGTATAGATTTCTCATATTGACtttagtatttgatattttctagGCAACAGCTATCTGGATATTTTTCATTCTAACAAGAGACCCTTTTGCAATGGAGGCCGTAGAGAAGACACCAGTCACATGGACGCATACCTTATGCATTCTGTATGtgcatacttttttttctttatgttgatTGCTTTTCATTATTCCACTTGGCATTTCTCCGTTTTATTGAAGTCAGTTTGTCTTATTGCAGTTGAATCACATTCTCAGAACTAGAGATCTTGTCAAGAAGAACGAATGTAAAATTTCCAATCTTTCTGAAGAGGAACTTCTCTCTGATGATGGATTTCGAGACCAAGGATTTACTCGTCCAAAGGTGATCCCTTTTGTGATCAAATCTGTTGCTCCTCGCAATATTTGCCAAATTGGTCTTACATTTCTTGTATGTATATCCAGGTACTGATTCTACTTCCATACAAGAGTATTGCTTTTCGCGCTGTGATGAGGCTCATTCAACTAACTCCAGAATCTCAGAGggtatatacaaatttttttccgGCACACGTGGTGAATGTCACTGATATTGTCTCAGTTACTGATTATGTCTCGAGTTGCCCTGTATTCATTGGTTTCAGGTTAATGTAGAATACCTTGACCGGTTTAATAAGGAATTTGGATGTGATGTGAGCACGTGGGAAAATGGGATATCAGAAAAACCTTCTGATTGGCAAGCCCTTATTGGTGATGGGAACGATGATGATTCCTTTATGATAGGCATTAAGCATACAAAGAAGAGCATTAGGCTGTATGGTGATTTCTATTCCTCGGACATGATTATTGCTTCACCCCTTGGGATAGTTCAAGCCATTGGTAAAGCAGAAGAGAACAAGGAAAAAGATGTTGATTATCTTTCCTCCATCGAGGTAATTTTGTTTATCATTGATGCCAACATTGATCATTTACATTAGACTACCATCCGTCTGTTTCTGCCTGTGGTTGCAAATATTGTAAGTCATATTTTTTGCATCTCCTTGTTGAAGTTACTAATATTTCTTTCATTTACATTTGGATAGGTTTTGGTTATCGATCATGCAGATGTAATGTCTATGCAGAATTGGAAGCACGTTGATACAGTCTTCAAACAATTAAATAGATTGCCATCAAAACCACATGGTACCAACATCATGCGAGTCCGACCGTTGTATGTAGTTCTTTTTCTAACTTGCAACTTATTCTCTCTAATAAGATGTATATGTCCCACTGCTCAACTATGTCAGAATCTCTCAGTAAAGTCAGTCTTATGTTTAGGTATCTGGATGGACATGCACGGTTCTATCGGCAGTCAATAATTATAAGCTCTTATTTAACCGCAGGTTTTGTTCTGCCCACTGCCTTTTTTTTTCACATGTGGCAATATTCCATTTTTGTCTGTGCTTTTGCTATATATTTCCATAACCCCTGATTATGGTTAAGTTTTCAAACTCGTATCACTAACCCGGAGAATATTTCTTTGCAGAAATGAATTCTCTATTCAATCATCATTGCTTGAACTATCAAGGAAAGGTGGGTGTGGGATTTCTCTTTTGCgggtatatttttgtttcttgcgtTATGAGGGTATTAGATAGATGATTGACGGGATGGCTAGGCCAGAGACTACTACCTACTACTACTGTAGTTTGAATTGAACTATTATGTCTCCTCCAAACCAAGATTgcagtttttatattaaaaaatttcccATCACGCGATTAGTTGAATTAATGCAGATGAAGCTGGAGTGTGCGTACGATGGTGTTCTTAAGGAAGTGTTGTGCAATGCCACTCAggtataataaatatatcatcTTAGTTCAACATAAATGTTGTAGACATCTTATCTCTTTCGTCTTTGTTGCAgttttttgaaagatttgatgCAACCTCCATGGTCCATGCTAACGATGCTCATGTTCATGCCACGTTTTGATGCTCATGTTGATGCAACCTCCATGCCACGTTTtgaatattttaccaaaaagatCTAGTTTTGATTTGTTACATGTTCATggataaagaaaatatatgacgGATGATATTTTGCATTGCCACATTTTAttgttgaatttttgtttatgtaccATTGAAAGTAGTGTTACTACACAGATTATACTTTTAATGTTTCTTCGTTAACAATTTTGCTAAATACtgattatcttcttctttttggtacAGGTGTTCCCAAGGATAAGAGATTCTGTTCAGGTACTCCCATCATTCAAAGTTTGAGCAATTTTGATGTCCATACTTTATAAAGTTTCCACTAAAAAAGATAATGGACAACAACATCGGAGTGGTCTATACTAAAAAGACAGCCTTGGTATCACGTAAATTTGGGAGCTTGATTTGtcgtatttttttaatcatgtttGTAGGGTGGAGTAATGATCTTTATCAATTCTTACTTCGAGTTCTACATGCTTGCAAAGTTTCTGAATTCGCAAAATGCctctttctgttttcttgacGAGTGAGACCATTTGTTCCCCTATTTTGAAGCATTGTGTTATCCGgaattgtttaatttgattggaTGGTTGTTAATCGTGACTATCCTCCACTTCTCAGATATGCAAGCACAGAAGTTAAATCCGGTGCACGACAAGAGTTTTTTGACGGGAGTAAACAGATCATCCTTTACACTGAGAGAGCATACTTCTTTTGGGGATACaaggttttctttttcatcttttgttttagGTTCGGATTAAATAACTATTTCTGATCAATGTCGGCTTCTCTGGTATCAGGTCCGCGGCATAAAGAAATTAATTGTTTATTCTCTGCCGGAGCGGAAGGAGTTTTACCCTCGGATAACGAACATGCTTGAAGAATCAGATGACATGGTGTCCACTGTGCTTTTTTCTCGTTATGATGTGCGCCAGGTAAGTCTTCTGATGGTTTTTTACACAATGAGAGAGTCATACCTTTGTCATTTTGTGTCCTCCATCGATTCAACTACTTACTAGTTCCTCAACTCTTAATTGGAAAATATTAAGCTTAGAGATCAgtattttgttcttctcttagTATTATTTTCCTATATAACAAATTCTTAATTGGTTTTGCTTGTCATTTTGTTCACTCGGTCTGATGCAAGTGTTGTTTATATGGATCCAATGTGATGTTTGTTTGCAGCTGGAAAGAATCGTCGGGAATGATTAAGCAAGTAGATTGATCAGTTCTGAGAGTAGCATCGTTGCATTCCGTTAAGACTGGAGAGTGATCAACATGCCCATCCAAagctttttaattttgatttttatatatttaaatttctttttatctttatttttctgttaaGTTGAGGATtgaatatttattaatatcacAAAATCATTACAAAGAGGAGAACAGGCAGAAAATGAAAGGATACAAAAAGCTAATTAAGCCAAACTATTACACACTAATAATATTAAGGCCACCAAACTATATATTACGACCACATTATACGAAACAAACCGGAGTCAACAATCTATATCGATGATTTTTAAGCTTACTCTCTCAGGTAAGCCAAACTGTCAAGACAAAAGAAACCGGATGATGGACTTGTAAAACCGTAAAACAGAGTTCTTGAAGAGGTAAAGAGTTAGAGAATATGAAAAGTTTGACGTCGAAAAATTGAATAGTTTCTCAATTAGATTATGAAAACTCGTTAGGTTAGTGCAGTCGACCCCTAACGTATCCGCCAAGATTTTATGAACATGGTTCGCCACACATCACACGGTGACCTTTTTTTCCGGATAAACACTTGGCCTCCATTCAGTAGCTTTCGTAACAAGGTATCGGGTTTCTTGATGAAGAATAGCATGTCCATATACATCTCCAGCCTCTCACGGTGTTCGCATGGAAGAATCCAACTCTACTGTTACCGCATCTTCAGGACATGTTAAAGACGACGTGGCGTTTCACGTTTCAAAGAGTGGTTAGCGTGTCGttttattgttagaaaaacGGGATGAGTTTCTATATTCGAAGCTCGTTTATTCACTCACCTAAAGGCccaatttaatagaaaaaaacattttaaagggAAAATATGAAAGGTCAATTAGTTCCTTAATCTTCTGCTTTGACGTAGCAACGGTGTTAACAAGTGTCGCCGTATTATTTTCTAGTTGCTAATTAAGAAGAGCTAatagttttcttgttttgcatattACGAGGAACAAAACAACACTTCTCTTAGTTCGGAGTTTTGAAAGACAAGAggaaaaaa comes from Camelina sativa cultivar DH55 chromosome 19, Cs, whole genome shotgun sequence and encodes:
- the LOC104764569 gene encoding BRISC complex subunit Abro1-like isoform X2, which encodes MDDLSLEKIEISGSILASMIQRASSSPSDVDGLIFGQIHRIVSSNLSDDSPADSFSSSSSSDQIVATVTSFACSGKTVSFYDPLGRVNSRRVDSLRVDSPDRLIGWFSARRKTANRPSMRESAVTSSLSSQFHLPIEDSQNPKSTNMASSVFFLLTTPSTDQCIHTHEYRAYQFRSSKQRLEPRSVGVVNIGPAFRGHYGSFIPKSGFPPLVCELDSSAMVVDRDEGSLGAKKQAAKDQKEIDALAEGLQVGDLKRLVGAEAASFTGGIEDMYERMLAKIQSLASDVETSSAFVFQQEKHNRKLRNRVARIGR
- the LOC104764569 gene encoding BRISC complex subunit Abro1-like isoform X1 gives rise to the protein MDDLSLEKIEISGSILASMIQRASSSPSDVDGLIFGQIHRIVSSNLSDDSPADSFSSSSSSDQIVATVTSFACSGKTVSFYDPLGRVNSRRVDSLRVDSPDRLIGWFSARRKTANRPSMRESAVTSSLSSQFHLPIEDSQNPKSTNMASSVFFLLTTPSTDQCIHTHEYRAYQFRSSKQRLEPRSVGVVNIGPAFRGHYGSFIPKSGFPPLVCELDSSAMVVDRDEGSLGAKKQAAKDQKEIDALAEGLQVGDLKRLVGAEAASFTGGIEDMYERMLAKIQSLASDVETSSAFVFQQEKHNRKLRNRVARIGR